In the genome of Dunckerocampus dactyliophorus isolate RoL2022-P2 chromosome 6, RoL_Ddac_1.1, whole genome shotgun sequence, one region contains:
- the card14 gene encoding caspase recruitment domain-containing protein 14 isoform X2, translating into MAGESAPEGPDLKEKGEEELWELLNDNRHRISLGVQPCIVMPYLRQARVLTEMDEDEILSSHNLTNRSMRTSHMMDILRTQGTNGAVALLESLMIHYPTLYTQVTGHKPSTEPSRFSGLIKYSDLTEYLIRAVTGMQNELQEARCEAGRMNARCASLESEIQQVMEHEEKSRSLLSEYKRIQRHLCSLQREVTNLKDEKCDLYVRYTTAIEEKSAMNMRLHDLNLQLQTELQKAQTENDFQKRRSLRCVPLAEASQLQEEVRSLRCQLLKIEKLNPAHQDILAQDLAEAIDSQMELAEQLKCYREENEQLHREKQKLLDQSECLTLQVQQLTLDCNMHQQKSTVIQNQMRELQTERDQAYLSRNEAQTQIASILAEKDTLRSQMMALKEAFSLHDKSHKDWQSPDEIELDWECSRSNFTDSSLPSRRRLCRMDAINPSSSSPFNSECEDVMASSIRSRNAEPPSPQSLRRREGALYEEENSLETLETDDLSLDDDFVILPSVLNDDKDTSSQFALGGTNNMYSLDKNSAPPFLVRSRPKAIRISGRVVTISFQGDALLTQIAVVGGNKTGVFVHQVTEGSAAHTVGISHGAQIVEVKYQQNQKALRVVLEDSTLEEAMWALGQVTDLCHLCLRPRQHDYDILLQQLQKNEMSSGDSFYVRINVTIPAGPKGSLAVACDDILHVTNTRPSDTDGSWYASQVHPCQLLALHSGLVPNYYRAQRLLIRAIEEMNFQTRKSQKEGRMEAQNRQKAVRIVSTGRQGRNPLWVSVENEKTKSTESGDTSAARSCVTLMPYTLVTPHFPPICRPVLLLPSILGRILDKKVAGWQGFELCEPEMLSASDHSVRLQKSELLEECEQGRNCCYTLQCVEKVMKKGIHCVLPLGLDCVRRLHRADIFPIIIFISQCVSSARRLRSKLHRQSWSEEQLLVCSKSEEPLLDKLPCLFHRVAPDSWCDQASLLTRLRTVIWEEQKKIVWVEPDLW; encoded by the exons ATGGCTGGAGAGAGTGCGCCAGAAGGTCCAGACCTGAAGGAGAAGGGCGAGGAAGAACTGTGGGAACTCCTTAATGACAATCGCCATCGGATCTCCTTGGGCGTGCAGCCATGCATCGTGATGCCATACCTCAGACAAGCCAGGGTCCTCACTGAGATGGATGAGGACGAGATCCTCTCCTCCCACAACCTGACCAACCGCTCCATGAGAACaa GCCATATGATGGATATACTTCGCACGCAGGGTACAAACGGTGCTGTGGCTTTGCTGGAAAGCCTCATGATCCACTACCCGACCCTGTACACTCAAGTCACTGGACACAAGCCCAGCACTGAACCATCAAGATTCAGTG GCCTGATAAAGTATTCAGACCTGACTGAGTACCTGATCAGAGCAGTAACCGGGATGCAGAATGAGCTTCAGGAAGCCCGTTGTGAGGCTGGAAGAATGAATGCTCGCTGTGCCTCTTTGGAGTCTGAGATCCAGCAGGTCATGGAGCATGAGGAGAAGTCCAGAAGCCTTCTGTCCGAGTATAAGCGCATACAGAGACACTTGTGTTCGCTGCAGCGCGAAGTCACCAACCTCAAGGACGAGAAGTGCGACTTGTACGTGCGCTACACGACAGCCATTGAGGAGAAATCGGCCATGAATATGCGCCTCCATGACCTCAACCTGCAG CTTCAAACAGAACTGCAGAAGGCCCAGACGGAGAACGACTTCCAGAAACGCCGCTCTCTCAGATGTGTCCCCCTTGCTGAGGCATCTCAACTGCAAGAGGAAGTAAGGAGTCTGCGCTGCCAGCTGCTGAAGATAGAAAAACTGAACCCA GCTCATCAGGATATTCTGGCCCAGGACCTAGCCGAGGCCATAGACAGCCAGATGGAGCTTGCGGAGCAGCTCAAATGTTACAGAGAAGAAAATGAACAGTTGCACAGAGAGAAACAAAAA CTTCTGGATCAGAGCGAATGTCTGACCCTCCAAGTGCAGCAGCTCACCCTGGACTGTAACATGCACCAACAGAAGAGCACTGTGATCCAGAACCAGATGAGAGAACTGCAGACAGAGAGAGACCAG GCATACCTCTCCAGAAACGAGGCTCAAACCCAGATCGCCTCTATCCTGGCTGAGAAGGACACCCTGAGGTCTCAGATGATGGCGCTCAAGGAAGCCTTTAGTTTGCATGACAAAAGCCATAAAGACTGGCAGAGCCCTGAT GAGATAGAACTTGACTGGGAGTGCTCCAGGTCCAACTTTACGGACTCCTCGCTCCCAAGCAGACGCAGACTATGCCGCATGGACGCAATCAACCCTTCATCATCAAGTCCCTTTAATTCAGAG TGTGAAGACGTAATGGCAAGTAGTATTCGATCCCGAAATGCAGAACCTCCCAGTCCACAGTCTCTCCGCAGAAGAGAGGGAGCTCTTTATGAAGAAGAGAACAG CCTGGAAACATTGGAGACTGACGATTTGTCACTGGACGACGACTTTGTGATCCTCCCCAGCG TGTTGAATGACGACAAAGACACATCATCACAGTTTGCGCTCGGTGGAACCAACAACATGTACAG CCTGGACAAGAATTCTGCACCTCCCTTCCTTGTCCGTTCCCGTCCAAAAGCGATTCGCATCAGCGGCCGCGTGGTCACCATTTCCTTCCAGGGAGATGCGCTGCTAACTCAGATTGCAGTGGTAGGAGGTAATAAGACCGGAGTGTTTGTTCATCAAGTCACAGAAGGCAGTGCTGCACATACTGTGGGAATCAGCCATGGAGCGCAAATAGTGGAG GTGAAGTACCAACAGAACCAGAAAGCTCTACGGGTAGTCCTGGAGGACTCCACTTTAGAAGAAGCTATGTGGGCGCTTGGCCAGGTCACTGATCTGTGCCACCTATGTCTTCGGCCCAGGCAACATG aCTATGACATCCTGCTTCAGCAATTGCAAAAGAATGAAATGTCATCAGGTGACTCCTTCTATGTACGCATCAACGTGACCATCCCAGCAGGTCCGAAAGGGTCTCTGGCAGTAGCCTGCGACGACATTCTGCATGTGACCAACACGCGCCCTTCGGACACTGATGGCTCATGGTACGCCAGTCAAGTTCACCCCTGCCAGCTTCTGGCCCTCCATAGTGGACTCGTACCCAACTATTACAG AGCGCAGAGGCTTCTTATTCGTGCCATTGAAGAAATGAACTTTCAAACCCGGAAGTCTCAAAAG GAAGGGCGCATGGAGGCCCAGAACAGACAGAAAGCAGTGAGGATCGTAAGCACGGGGCGGCAGGGCCGAAACCCTCTGTGGGTCAGCGTGGAGAATGAAAAGACCAAGAGCACAGAATCGG GTGACACATCAGCAGCGAGAAGTTGCGTAACCCTCATGCCCTATACACTGGTCACCCCGCACTTCCCCCCCATATGCAGACCAGTCCTGTTGCTGCCCTCCATTCTGGGACGCATCCTGGATAAGAAGGTAGCAGGCTGGCAGGGCTTCGAGCTCTGCGAACCGG AGATGTTGAGCGCAAGTGATCATTCAGTCCGACTGCAGAAGTCCGAGCTCCTGGAGGAGTGTGAGCAGGGAAGAAACTGCTGTTATACCCTGCAGTGTGTGGAGAAAGTCATGAAGAAG GGTATTCACTGTGTACTGCCACTTGGACTGGACTGTGTACGTCGTCTGCACAGGGCTGACATCTTCCCTATCATAATCTTCATTAGTCAGTGTGTCAGCAGCGCACGTAGACTCAG GTCAAAGCTTCACCGTCAGAGCTGGTCGGAGGAGCAGCTGCTGGTGTGTTCAAAGAGCGAAGAGCCACTATTGGACAAACTGCCATGTTTGTTTCACAGGGTGGCTCCTGACTCGTGGTGTGACCAGGCGTCACTGCTGACCAGGTTacgcactgtcatctgggaggagcAGAAGAAGATTGTATGGGTGGAACCTGACCTGtggtaa
- the card14 gene encoding caspase recruitment domain-containing protein 14 isoform X1 — MAGESAPEGPDLKEKGEEELWELLNDNRHRISLGVQPCIVMPYLRQARVLTEMDEDEILSSHNLTNRSMRTSHMMDILRTQGTNGAVALLESLMIHYPTLYTQVTGHKPSTEPSRFSGLIKYSDLTEYLIRAVTGMQNELQEARCEAGRMNARCASLESEIQQVMEHEEKSRSLLSEYKRIQRHLCSLQREVTNLKDEKCDLYVRYTTAIEEKSAMNMRLHDLNLQIYQLQTELQKAQTENDFQKRRSLRCVPLAEASQLQEEVRSLRCQLLKIEKLNPAHQDILAQDLAEAIDSQMELAEQLKCYREENEQLHREKQKLLDQSECLTLQVQQLTLDCNMHQQKSTVIQNQMRELQTERDQAYLSRNEAQTQIASILAEKDTLRSQMMALKEAFSLHDKSHKDWQSPDEIELDWECSRSNFTDSSLPSRRRLCRMDAINPSSSSPFNSECEDVMASSIRSRNAEPPSPQSLRRREGALYEEENSLETLETDDLSLDDDFVILPSVLNDDKDTSSQFALGGTNNMYSLDKNSAPPFLVRSRPKAIRISGRVVTISFQGDALLTQIAVVGGNKTGVFVHQVTEGSAAHTVGISHGAQIVEVKYQQNQKALRVVLEDSTLEEAMWALGQVTDLCHLCLRPRQHDYDILLQQLQKNEMSSGDSFYVRINVTIPAGPKGSLAVACDDILHVTNTRPSDTDGSWYASQVHPCQLLALHSGLVPNYYRAQRLLIRAIEEMNFQTRKSQKEGRMEAQNRQKAVRIVSTGRQGRNPLWVSVENEKTKSTESGDTSAARSCVTLMPYTLVTPHFPPICRPVLLLPSILGRILDKKVAGWQGFELCEPEMLSASDHSVRLQKSELLEECEQGRNCCYTLQCVEKVMKKGIHCVLPLGLDCVRRLHRADIFPIIIFISQCVSSARRLRSKLHRQSWSEEQLLVCSKSEEPLLDKLPCLFHRVAPDSWCDQASLLTRLRTVIWEEQKKIVWVEPDLW, encoded by the exons ATGGCTGGAGAGAGTGCGCCAGAAGGTCCAGACCTGAAGGAGAAGGGCGAGGAAGAACTGTGGGAACTCCTTAATGACAATCGCCATCGGATCTCCTTGGGCGTGCAGCCATGCATCGTGATGCCATACCTCAGACAAGCCAGGGTCCTCACTGAGATGGATGAGGACGAGATCCTCTCCTCCCACAACCTGACCAACCGCTCCATGAGAACaa GCCATATGATGGATATACTTCGCACGCAGGGTACAAACGGTGCTGTGGCTTTGCTGGAAAGCCTCATGATCCACTACCCGACCCTGTACACTCAAGTCACTGGACACAAGCCCAGCACTGAACCATCAAGATTCAGTG GCCTGATAAAGTATTCAGACCTGACTGAGTACCTGATCAGAGCAGTAACCGGGATGCAGAATGAGCTTCAGGAAGCCCGTTGTGAGGCTGGAAGAATGAATGCTCGCTGTGCCTCTTTGGAGTCTGAGATCCAGCAGGTCATGGAGCATGAGGAGAAGTCCAGAAGCCTTCTGTCCGAGTATAAGCGCATACAGAGACACTTGTGTTCGCTGCAGCGCGAAGTCACCAACCTCAAGGACGAGAAGTGCGACTTGTACGTGCGCTACACGACAGCCATTGAGGAGAAATCGGCCATGAATATGCGCCTCCATGACCTCAACCTGCAG ATATATCAGCTTCAAACAGAACTGCAGAAGGCCCAGACGGAGAACGACTTCCAGAAACGCCGCTCTCTCAGATGTGTCCCCCTTGCTGAGGCATCTCAACTGCAAGAGGAAGTAAGGAGTCTGCGCTGCCAGCTGCTGAAGATAGAAAAACTGAACCCA GCTCATCAGGATATTCTGGCCCAGGACCTAGCCGAGGCCATAGACAGCCAGATGGAGCTTGCGGAGCAGCTCAAATGTTACAGAGAAGAAAATGAACAGTTGCACAGAGAGAAACAAAAA CTTCTGGATCAGAGCGAATGTCTGACCCTCCAAGTGCAGCAGCTCACCCTGGACTGTAACATGCACCAACAGAAGAGCACTGTGATCCAGAACCAGATGAGAGAACTGCAGACAGAGAGAGACCAG GCATACCTCTCCAGAAACGAGGCTCAAACCCAGATCGCCTCTATCCTGGCTGAGAAGGACACCCTGAGGTCTCAGATGATGGCGCTCAAGGAAGCCTTTAGTTTGCATGACAAAAGCCATAAAGACTGGCAGAGCCCTGAT GAGATAGAACTTGACTGGGAGTGCTCCAGGTCCAACTTTACGGACTCCTCGCTCCCAAGCAGACGCAGACTATGCCGCATGGACGCAATCAACCCTTCATCATCAAGTCCCTTTAATTCAGAG TGTGAAGACGTAATGGCAAGTAGTATTCGATCCCGAAATGCAGAACCTCCCAGTCCACAGTCTCTCCGCAGAAGAGAGGGAGCTCTTTATGAAGAAGAGAACAG CCTGGAAACATTGGAGACTGACGATTTGTCACTGGACGACGACTTTGTGATCCTCCCCAGCG TGTTGAATGACGACAAAGACACATCATCACAGTTTGCGCTCGGTGGAACCAACAACATGTACAG CCTGGACAAGAATTCTGCACCTCCCTTCCTTGTCCGTTCCCGTCCAAAAGCGATTCGCATCAGCGGCCGCGTGGTCACCATTTCCTTCCAGGGAGATGCGCTGCTAACTCAGATTGCAGTGGTAGGAGGTAATAAGACCGGAGTGTTTGTTCATCAAGTCACAGAAGGCAGTGCTGCACATACTGTGGGAATCAGCCATGGAGCGCAAATAGTGGAG GTGAAGTACCAACAGAACCAGAAAGCTCTACGGGTAGTCCTGGAGGACTCCACTTTAGAAGAAGCTATGTGGGCGCTTGGCCAGGTCACTGATCTGTGCCACCTATGTCTTCGGCCCAGGCAACATG aCTATGACATCCTGCTTCAGCAATTGCAAAAGAATGAAATGTCATCAGGTGACTCCTTCTATGTACGCATCAACGTGACCATCCCAGCAGGTCCGAAAGGGTCTCTGGCAGTAGCCTGCGACGACATTCTGCATGTGACCAACACGCGCCCTTCGGACACTGATGGCTCATGGTACGCCAGTCAAGTTCACCCCTGCCAGCTTCTGGCCCTCCATAGTGGACTCGTACCCAACTATTACAG AGCGCAGAGGCTTCTTATTCGTGCCATTGAAGAAATGAACTTTCAAACCCGGAAGTCTCAAAAG GAAGGGCGCATGGAGGCCCAGAACAGACAGAAAGCAGTGAGGATCGTAAGCACGGGGCGGCAGGGCCGAAACCCTCTGTGGGTCAGCGTGGAGAATGAAAAGACCAAGAGCACAGAATCGG GTGACACATCAGCAGCGAGAAGTTGCGTAACCCTCATGCCCTATACACTGGTCACCCCGCACTTCCCCCCCATATGCAGACCAGTCCTGTTGCTGCCCTCCATTCTGGGACGCATCCTGGATAAGAAGGTAGCAGGCTGGCAGGGCTTCGAGCTCTGCGAACCGG AGATGTTGAGCGCAAGTGATCATTCAGTCCGACTGCAGAAGTCCGAGCTCCTGGAGGAGTGTGAGCAGGGAAGAAACTGCTGTTATACCCTGCAGTGTGTGGAGAAAGTCATGAAGAAG GGTATTCACTGTGTACTGCCACTTGGACTGGACTGTGTACGTCGTCTGCACAGGGCTGACATCTTCCCTATCATAATCTTCATTAGTCAGTGTGTCAGCAGCGCACGTAGACTCAG GTCAAAGCTTCACCGTCAGAGCTGGTCGGAGGAGCAGCTGCTGGTGTGTTCAAAGAGCGAAGAGCCACTATTGGACAAACTGCCATGTTTGTTTCACAGGGTGGCTCCTGACTCGTGGTGTGACCAGGCGTCACTGCTGACCAGGTTacgcactgtcatctgggaggagcAGAAGAAGATTGTATGGGTGGAACCTGACCTGtggtaa
- the card14 gene encoding caspase recruitment domain-containing protein 14 isoform X3, whose translation MAGESAPEGPDLKEKGEEELWELLNDNRHRISLGVQPCIVMPYLRQARVLTEMDEDEILSSHNLTNRSMRTSHMMDILRTQGTNGAVALLESLMIHYPTLYTQVTGHKPSTEPSRFSGLIKYSDLTEYLIRAVTGMQNELQEARCEAGRMNARCASLESEIQQVMEHEEKSRSLLSEYKRIQRHLCSLQREVTNLKDEKCDLYVRYTTAIEEKSAMNMRLHDLNLQIYQLQTELQKAQTENDFQKRRSLRCVPLAEASQLQEEVRSLRCQLLKIEKLNPAHQDILAQDLAEAIDSQMELAEQLKCYREENEQLHREKQKLLDQSECLTLQVQQLTLDCNMHQQKSTVIQNQMRELQTERDQCEDVMASSIRSRNAEPPSPQSLRRREGALYEEENSLETLETDDLSLDDDFVILPSVLNDDKDTSSQFALGGTNNMYSLDKNSAPPFLVRSRPKAIRISGRVVTISFQGDALLTQIAVVGGNKTGVFVHQVTEGSAAHTVGISHGAQIVEVKYQQNQKALRVVLEDSTLEEAMWALGQVTDLCHLCLRPRQHDYDILLQQLQKNEMSSGDSFYVRINVTIPAGPKGSLAVACDDILHVTNTRPSDTDGSWYASQVHPCQLLALHSGLVPNYYRAQRLLIRAIEEMNFQTRKSQKEGRMEAQNRQKAVRIVSTGRQGRNPLWVSVENEKTKSTESGDTSAARSCVTLMPYTLVTPHFPPICRPVLLLPSILGRILDKKVAGWQGFELCEPEMLSASDHSVRLQKSELLEECEQGRNCCYTLQCVEKVMKKGIHCVLPLGLDCVRRLHRADIFPIIIFISQCVSSARRLRSKLHRQSWSEEQLLVCSKSEEPLLDKLPCLFHRVAPDSWCDQASLLTRLRTVIWEEQKKIVWVEPDLW comes from the exons ATGGCTGGAGAGAGTGCGCCAGAAGGTCCAGACCTGAAGGAGAAGGGCGAGGAAGAACTGTGGGAACTCCTTAATGACAATCGCCATCGGATCTCCTTGGGCGTGCAGCCATGCATCGTGATGCCATACCTCAGACAAGCCAGGGTCCTCACTGAGATGGATGAGGACGAGATCCTCTCCTCCCACAACCTGACCAACCGCTCCATGAGAACaa GCCATATGATGGATATACTTCGCACGCAGGGTACAAACGGTGCTGTGGCTTTGCTGGAAAGCCTCATGATCCACTACCCGACCCTGTACACTCAAGTCACTGGACACAAGCCCAGCACTGAACCATCAAGATTCAGTG GCCTGATAAAGTATTCAGACCTGACTGAGTACCTGATCAGAGCAGTAACCGGGATGCAGAATGAGCTTCAGGAAGCCCGTTGTGAGGCTGGAAGAATGAATGCTCGCTGTGCCTCTTTGGAGTCTGAGATCCAGCAGGTCATGGAGCATGAGGAGAAGTCCAGAAGCCTTCTGTCCGAGTATAAGCGCATACAGAGACACTTGTGTTCGCTGCAGCGCGAAGTCACCAACCTCAAGGACGAGAAGTGCGACTTGTACGTGCGCTACACGACAGCCATTGAGGAGAAATCGGCCATGAATATGCGCCTCCATGACCTCAACCTGCAG ATATATCAGCTTCAAACAGAACTGCAGAAGGCCCAGACGGAGAACGACTTCCAGAAACGCCGCTCTCTCAGATGTGTCCCCCTTGCTGAGGCATCTCAACTGCAAGAGGAAGTAAGGAGTCTGCGCTGCCAGCTGCTGAAGATAGAAAAACTGAACCCA GCTCATCAGGATATTCTGGCCCAGGACCTAGCCGAGGCCATAGACAGCCAGATGGAGCTTGCGGAGCAGCTCAAATGTTACAGAGAAGAAAATGAACAGTTGCACAGAGAGAAACAAAAA CTTCTGGATCAGAGCGAATGTCTGACCCTCCAAGTGCAGCAGCTCACCCTGGACTGTAACATGCACCAACAGAAGAGCACTGTGATCCAGAACCAGATGAGAGAACTGCAGACAGAGAGAGACCAG TGTGAAGACGTAATGGCAAGTAGTATTCGATCCCGAAATGCAGAACCTCCCAGTCCACAGTCTCTCCGCAGAAGAGAGGGAGCTCTTTATGAAGAAGAGAACAG CCTGGAAACATTGGAGACTGACGATTTGTCACTGGACGACGACTTTGTGATCCTCCCCAGCG TGTTGAATGACGACAAAGACACATCATCACAGTTTGCGCTCGGTGGAACCAACAACATGTACAG CCTGGACAAGAATTCTGCACCTCCCTTCCTTGTCCGTTCCCGTCCAAAAGCGATTCGCATCAGCGGCCGCGTGGTCACCATTTCCTTCCAGGGAGATGCGCTGCTAACTCAGATTGCAGTGGTAGGAGGTAATAAGACCGGAGTGTTTGTTCATCAAGTCACAGAAGGCAGTGCTGCACATACTGTGGGAATCAGCCATGGAGCGCAAATAGTGGAG GTGAAGTACCAACAGAACCAGAAAGCTCTACGGGTAGTCCTGGAGGACTCCACTTTAGAAGAAGCTATGTGGGCGCTTGGCCAGGTCACTGATCTGTGCCACCTATGTCTTCGGCCCAGGCAACATG aCTATGACATCCTGCTTCAGCAATTGCAAAAGAATGAAATGTCATCAGGTGACTCCTTCTATGTACGCATCAACGTGACCATCCCAGCAGGTCCGAAAGGGTCTCTGGCAGTAGCCTGCGACGACATTCTGCATGTGACCAACACGCGCCCTTCGGACACTGATGGCTCATGGTACGCCAGTCAAGTTCACCCCTGCCAGCTTCTGGCCCTCCATAGTGGACTCGTACCCAACTATTACAG AGCGCAGAGGCTTCTTATTCGTGCCATTGAAGAAATGAACTTTCAAACCCGGAAGTCTCAAAAG GAAGGGCGCATGGAGGCCCAGAACAGACAGAAAGCAGTGAGGATCGTAAGCACGGGGCGGCAGGGCCGAAACCCTCTGTGGGTCAGCGTGGAGAATGAAAAGACCAAGAGCACAGAATCGG GTGACACATCAGCAGCGAGAAGTTGCGTAACCCTCATGCCCTATACACTGGTCACCCCGCACTTCCCCCCCATATGCAGACCAGTCCTGTTGCTGCCCTCCATTCTGGGACGCATCCTGGATAAGAAGGTAGCAGGCTGGCAGGGCTTCGAGCTCTGCGAACCGG AGATGTTGAGCGCAAGTGATCATTCAGTCCGACTGCAGAAGTCCGAGCTCCTGGAGGAGTGTGAGCAGGGAAGAAACTGCTGTTATACCCTGCAGTGTGTGGAGAAAGTCATGAAGAAG GGTATTCACTGTGTACTGCCACTTGGACTGGACTGTGTACGTCGTCTGCACAGGGCTGACATCTTCCCTATCATAATCTTCATTAGTCAGTGTGTCAGCAGCGCACGTAGACTCAG GTCAAAGCTTCACCGTCAGAGCTGGTCGGAGGAGCAGCTGCTGGTGTGTTCAAAGAGCGAAGAGCCACTATTGGACAAACTGCCATGTTTGTTTCACAGGGTGGCTCCTGACTCGTGGTGTGACCAGGCGTCACTGCTGACCAGGTTacgcactgtcatctgggaggagcAGAAGAAGATTGTATGGGTGGAACCTGACCTGtggtaa